In Patescibacteria group bacterium, the genomic window GGCAGATGCATTGAAGGTAGTGGATTTACTTACTTATTCCTATGTGGAGTCAAACCGGCCCAATCTGTTACTGATCGACGAGGCACATATATTAACCCCGGTCTGTTTAAATGAGCTGCGTCTATTGACCAATGCCATGGTTAAGCACGAGGGGTTAATTACCCTGCTTCTTTTTGGCCAGCCATCTTTGGCCTCCACCTTAAAGCTGCCGGCCATGATTCCTTTAGCCCAAAGAATTGGGGCCTGGGTTAATTTAGGGGGGCTTTCCGAGGAAGAAACCCAGAATTACCTGGACTGGCAGCTTACAATAGCCGGCGGTCAGCCGGATATCTTCTCCCTGGCGGTTAAAAAAGCTATTTACCGCCGCTCTTTGGGCGTTCCCCGGCTGATTAACAGGCTAGCCTGGGAGTGTTTAAATCATGGCTGCTTAGAGAGTGTCAAGCTTATTACTGAGGATTTATTTTCTTTGGTATGCAAGAATTTAGGCCCTCATTTGGCCAATTGATGGTGATACTTTTTTAAGAATTATTGGGGGTGATATGTGTGTCCTTTACTGCCGGCGGGAAAAACAAAGTTTTACGGGATTATTTTATCAGCACAGGCTTTTTTGATTTGTTTGACCGGGCTTTAGGGATGGCCAGGGCTTTAAATTATTCAGACGCTGAAGTTATTGAAGCTGTTTGCAAGGTAAGTGATAAATTTAATTCGTTTCCTCCTGTTAAAAACAGGGCCGCCTGGTTTGACAAAGTATTTAAAGAGAAGTTAGCAGAGGCCCGGGCTGATATCCTGGCCCATAGGGTGGCTAAAAATTACCGGTAGGTTTATCCTGTTTATTACGTGTAGATTATATTTATGAATATCGCCAGTGCCGATATTTTGGACCATTCTCTTTTATGGAGACTGGTCTTTTTACTTGATTTTGAACTGACGGACTGACGGACTTAATCCAAATTAAAGTGATCATTCTATTCCAGATTAAAGTGATTCCTAACAGGGTGCCGGTCATATCGAGATGTGTATCCGCCAATGCGAAAGCCTTATGCAAATGCCTTAAAAAATTTTATCAGATTATCGGGAGGTGAACCAATCAATGTCTACCCAAACAATACAACAGTGCATCCAGGCGTGCCAGCAAACTGCAGCCCAGTTACGAAACATGGCCAACACCGAACCCAACCCCATGGCAAAAAACAAGCTGATCGAAGGCGCACACCACCTGA contains:
- a CDS encoding AAA family ATPase, producing the protein MSYAIDEVVTKTFLEYWSLSRLPFPKITAAGNILLDSRFEKALSRLEQLLYTREAGVVVGEAGTGKSTLLDTFLSRVSSTRYRVIHIPIPQSRPRELYRSIASAIGVNTSWFGADALKVVDLLTYSYVESNRPNLLLIDEAHILTPVCLNELRLLTNAMVKHEGLITLLLFGQPSLASTLKLPAMIPLAQRIGAWVNLGGLSEEETQNYLDWQLTIAGGQPDIFSLAVKKAIYRRSLGVPRLINRLAWECLNHGCLESVKLITEDLFSLVCKNLGPHLAN